GGTGCCGAGCCAGTCGTGGTGGGTGGCCAGCGTGACCGTGGCCAGCATCGTCTTGTCGCCCAGTTCCGCGAGGAAGAAGGCGATCGTCACCACCAGCACCGCCGAACCCGCACGCCGGGAGGCCTTTCGCTTCTCCTCCTCGGTCAGGTGATCACCGCGCAGCGTCCACGCGGCGAAGCCCAGGAACGCCACTCCCGCGATCAGCGCGATCCACTCGGTCGGCAGCAGTTCGCCCATCCCGAAGCCCAGCGCGACCGAAACCGCGTGCACCACGGTGGTGGCGATGGTGATGCCGAGCAGCACCTGCCACGCGCGGTAGCGGGTCGCGAAGGTCATCGCCATCAATTGGGATTTGTCCCCGAGTTCGGCCACGAAGATCGCCACGGAACTCAGCGCAAGACTGCCCAGCACGATGAATACCCACCTCTTCGATCACGGCCAGGACGAAGGCGCGCAGCATCTTCGGCCCGGCATGCCATTGCCGGTTCCGAAGGTCTCGCCCACCTCTGATCCAAGGCTCCGCGACCGGGTGCGCAACGAACGGGCACCAGCATGTCGACCGCGGGATTGCGGACTACTCCCCTTCTCCGATCCGGAACATTACCTCCTTTCCGCGAAATATCCAAAGCCCAATTTGAACGCCGCACCCCATTCCATGATTCCGATTCACCAAATGGAGTTTTCGGCGAGCCGAGAACCCGGATTTCGCCGAACCAATAGCGCTTTTCCCGAATCGCGAACCACCGGTGTTCGGAATTCAGCAGGAGCGGTCGCGACCTGCGCCGACGTCAGGTCTGCCCGAGCGGCCGCCCCGGCACGTCCGGGTCGCACCCCAGCCGGGGCAGCTGGGCGCGCACCGC
This portion of the Saccharopolyspora antimicrobica genome encodes:
- a CDS encoding TMEM165/GDT1 family protein codes for the protein MLGSLALSSVAIFVAELGDKSQLMAMTFATRYRAWQVLLGITIATTVVHAVSVALGFGMGELLPTEWIALIAGVAFLGFAAWTLRGDHLTEEEKRKASRRAGSAVLVVTIAFFLAELGDKTMLATVTLATHHDWLGTWIGSTIGMVVADALAIGIGLLLGKHLPERLIRYGAAALFAIFGTWLVVDAALALL